One Ricinus communis isolate WT05 ecotype wild-type chromosome 1, ASM1957865v1, whole genome shotgun sequence DNA window includes the following coding sequences:
- the LOC8279795 gene encoding mitochondrial import inner membrane translocase subunit TIM10, with protein MAANNEIPAGLDKEQVLGMLGMEMEYKVELFNRLAMTCFNKCVDKRYKEPELNMGENSCIDRCVSKYFLVNGIIGQMLSAGQRPM; from the exons ATGGCTGCTAATAATGAAATACCAGCAGGTTTGGACAAAGAGCAG GTTTTGGGCATGCTAGGAATGGAGATGGAGTATAAGGTAGAGCTGTTTAACAG GCTTGCTATGACATGTTTCAACAAGTGTGTTGACAAGAG GTACAAGGAACCTGAGCTAAATATGGGTGAAAATAGTTGCATTGACCGCTGCGTTTCAAAATATTTCCTG GTGAACGGAATAATCGGCCAGATGCTCAGTGCTGGTCAGCGTCCAATGTAA
- the LOC107261365 gene encoding DNA-directed RNA polymerases I and III subunit RPAC2 — MEHGSLEDPSQATFSFVDEDHTLANSVRFTLNQDPRVSFCGYSIPHPSDARVNIRVQTTGDPAREVLKDGCQNLMFMCEHVRSTFDKAVSDYKANNPVEMDYKTNNPNEMETSSDGN; from the exons ATGGAGCATGGTTCCTTAGAGGACCCAAGTCAGGCAACATTCTCTTTTGTTGATGAAGATCACACTCTTGCAAACTCTGTTAGATTCACCTTGAATCAAGA CCCAAGGGTATCATTCTGTGGATACAGCATTCCTCATCCCTCAGATGCTAGAGTTAATATTAGAGTCCAAACAACAG gtgatcCAGCAAGGGAGGTACTGAAAGATGGATGCCAGAATTTGATGTTCATGTGCGAGCATGTTAGGAGCACATTCGACAAGGCTGTTAGCGATTATAAAGCAAACAATCCTGTAGAAATGGATTATAAAACAAACAATCCCAATGAAATGGAAACAAGCAGTGACGGAAATTGA
- the LOC8279794 gene encoding uncharacterized protein LOC8279794 → MATLHTTAHFSTDQHHHHHHLSRSSSSSSSDNDMSLSGEIGAHRDSSGSDCLSQIDLEIGVLEDKVHLGSSAGGDNKTERDCRICHLGLESYAQENGVATELGCSCKGDLGAAHKKCAETWFKIKGDTICEICGTTALSVAGKQANEARSVSVAATTAPAAPVIMVEARTFWHSRRVMNFLLACMVFAFVISWLFHFKVLS, encoded by the exons ATGGCAACTTTACACACTACTGCTCATTTTAGCACAGACcagcaccaccaccaccatcatTTAAGccgtagtagtagtagtagtagcaGTGACAATGACATGTCACTCTCCGGTGAGATTGGGGCCCACCGGGATTCTTCAGGGTCAGATTGCTTGTCACAGATTGATTTAGAAATTGGTGTTTTGGAAGATAAGGTGCATTTGGGCAGTAGTGCTGGTGGTGATAACAAGACTGAGAGAGACTGTAGAATTTGCCATTTGGGTTTGGAGAGTTATGCGCAAGAGAATGGTGTGGCTACTGAGTTAGGGTGTTCTTGTAAAGGTGATTTAGGTGCTGCTCATAAGAAGTGTGCAGAGACTTGGTTCAAGATCAAGGGTGATAC GATATGTGAGATCTGTGGTACCACTGCTCTCAGTGTTGCTGGTAAACAGGCAAATGAGGCACGCAGTGTTTCTGTAGCAGCTACGACAGCACCAGCAGCACCTGTAATCATGGTCGAAGCTAGAACATTCTGGCATAGCCGTCGTGTTATGAATTTCTTGCTTGCATGTATGGTCTTTGCATTCGTCATTTCCTGGCTCTTCCATTTTAAAGTACTCTCATGA
- the LOC8279793 gene encoding uncharacterized protein LOC8279793 → MALIIFLAVSLLLHGALGELVCEQLPVELCSYSVASFGKRCLLETFATEEDREVIYQCKTSEVVVDVIQERIESDECVNACGLDRNTVGISSDTLFEPHLLAKLCSSDSYQSCPNIIDLYFNLALGEGIYLPDICANPRHALSTTRSSSDANSNPIFVEVTAAFALVSSHVGLACAPTTI, encoded by the exons ATGGCATTGATCATATTCCTTGCTGTGTCTCTACTCCTTCATGGAGCTCTAG GTGAGCTTGTATGTGAGCAACTGCCTGTTGAGCTGTGCTCATACTCAGTTGCATCTTTTGGTAAGAGATGCTTGTTGGAAACTTTCGCGACCGAGGAGGACCGAGAGGTTATTTACCAATGCAAGACCTCGGAGGTGGTTGTTGATGTGATTCAAGAACGGATTGAGAGTGATGAATGTGTTAATGCATGTGGACTTGATAGGAATACTGTTGGTATCTCTTCAGATACTCTATTTGAGCCTCATTTATTGGCTAAACTTTGCTCAAGTGATAGCTACCAATCTTGCCCTAACATTATTGATCTCTACTTCAATTTGGCATTGGGAGAag ggatatatttgccCGATATATGTGCTAATCCTCGCCACGCCTTGTCTACGACTAGAAGTTCTAGTGATGCAAACTCTAATCCGATCTTTGTCGAGGTCACCGCAGCCTTTGCTCTCGTCTCCAGTCATGTTGGCTTGGCTTGCGCTCCAACTACCATATGA